One window of the Parasphingopyxis algicola genome contains the following:
- a CDS encoding ParA family protein: MRVLALASQKGGSGKTTLSGHLAVEAQRSGAGPVVLIDIDPQGSLADWWNEREDDMPAFAQTTVARLAADLEVLRQQGFKLAVLDTPPAITMAIQSVIQVAELIVIPTRPSPHDLRAVGATVDLCERAGKPLIFVVNAATPKAKITYEAAVALSQHGTVAPVTLHHRTDFAASMIDGRTVMEIDPNGKSAAEIHELWAYISDRLEKNFRRTVFSGPKFPAQPGTVQRPATGGFGRRVTGQ, translated from the coding sequence ATGCGGGTATTGGCATTAGCATCGCAAAAGGGCGGCTCGGGAAAGACGACGCTTTCCGGGCACCTCGCCGTAGAGGCGCAGCGAAGTGGCGCGGGACCAGTGGTGTTGATCGATATCGATCCCCAGGGTTCGCTCGCCGACTGGTGGAACGAGCGTGAAGACGACATGCCAGCCTTTGCGCAGACGACCGTCGCCCGTCTCGCGGCCGACCTCGAGGTTCTCCGGCAGCAGGGTTTCAAGCTCGCCGTCCTCGATACGCCGCCGGCCATCACCATGGCGATCCAGAGCGTCATCCAGGTCGCCGAACTCATCGTCATTCCGACCCGCCCGAGCCCGCACGATCTGCGCGCCGTCGGGGCCACCGTCGATCTGTGCGAACGCGCCGGCAAACCGCTGATCTTCGTCGTCAACGCGGCGACGCCCAAGGCCAAGATCACCTATGAGGCCGCCGTCGCGCTGTCGCAGCATGGCACGGTCGCCCCAGTCACGCTCCACCATCGCACGGATTTCGCCGCCTCGATGATCGACGGCCGGACGGTCATGGAGATCGATCCGAACGGCAAGTCCGCCGCCGAAATCCACGAGCTGTGGGCCTATATCTCCGACCGGCTCGAAAAGAATTTCCGCCGCACCGTGTTCAGCGGGCCCAAATTCCCGGCCCAGCCGGGCACCGTGCAGCGTCCCGCGACAGGTGGTTTCGGCCGCCGGGTGACAGGCCAGTAG
- a CDS encoding SPOR domain-containing protein produces the protein MKPSIIKIAASSLAVGASLAGLTPLANGAFSTGATATDSRAAQQAAHAAGEARQALGENDGVAAIRHAERAVQSMPNSAEYRHLLGRAYLAAGRFASAETSFQDALTLNPDLNRTAFNLALAQIAQGNRSDALAELNNLEGRMGASDLGLAMALAGNHDRAIVILQQAARANGGDPRARQNLALTYAMAGRWAEARITAAQDVSLAELDGRMRDWTQFAAPENEWDQVSSLLGVTADHSDPGQPVRLALAPQDTTVMTAEADVGSDDQDPVVAFTAPAETGAVADVEAVPVIEAEETPMRVAAVETEDYSAPAADAFIVEEEDNYEVADASDAIAAAAAPPAQPVVALTAPVVAASAPAEESWLAVLRAARAPERPVTAVAPVDQPAAPAASRSSNGRYVVQLGAFSNRANVRVAWDRAVRRYGGLAEYTPSRATFERGRTLYRLSFGGFESRREANGLCRTLRSRGQECFVRARAGDAPLQMAARSGAGAAALR, from the coding sequence ATGAAACCGAGCATCATCAAGATCGCGGCATCGTCGTTGGCCGTCGGCGCCTCGCTCGCCGGACTGACGCCGCTTGCCAACGGGGCCTTTTCGACCGGCGCGACCGCAACCGACAGCCGCGCCGCGCAACAGGCCGCCCATGCGGCTGGTGAAGCCCGCCAGGCGCTGGGCGAGAATGACGGCGTTGCCGCCATCCGCCATGCCGAGCGCGCCGTGCAATCGATGCCCAACAGTGCCGAATATCGCCATCTTCTGGGCCGCGCCTATCTGGCGGCCGGACGTTTCGCCTCGGCCGAAACGAGCTTCCAGGACGCCCTGACGCTCAATCCCGATCTGAACCGCACCGCGTTCAACCTCGCCCTCGCGCAGATCGCGCAGGGCAACCGGTCCGACGCGCTTGCCGAGCTCAACAATCTCGAGGGCCGTATGGGCGCCTCCGATCTCGGGCTCGCCATGGCGCTTGCCGGCAATCACGATCGCGCGATCGTGATCCTCCAGCAGGCTGCGCGCGCCAATGGCGGCGACCCGCGGGCCCGCCAGAATCTCGCGCTGACCTATGCGATGGCCGGACGCTGGGCGGAAGCCCGGATTACGGCGGCGCAGGATGTCAGCCTCGCCGAACTCGACGGCCGCATGCGCGACTGGACGCAGTTCGCTGCGCCGGAGAATGAATGGGATCAGGTCTCGAGCCTTCTCGGCGTGACCGCCGATCACAGCGATCCCGGCCAGCCGGTCCGGCTGGCGCTGGCCCCGCAGGACACGACGGTCATGACGGCCGAAGCCGATGTCGGTTCTGACGATCAGGATCCCGTCGTCGCCTTCACGGCGCCTGCCGAAACCGGCGCGGTTGCCGATGTCGAGGCGGTGCCCGTCATCGAAGCCGAAGAGACGCCGATGCGCGTCGCTGCGGTGGAGACCGAAGACTATTCCGCCCCGGCCGCCGACGCATTCATCGTCGAGGAAGAGGATAATTACGAAGTGGCCGATGCCAGCGATGCGATCGCGGCCGCCGCTGCTCCGCCGGCCCAGCCCGTTGTTGCACTGACGGCGCCGGTCGTCGCGGCCTCGGCACCGGCCGAAGAGAGCTGGCTCGCGGTTCTGCGGGCGGCTCGCGCGCCCGAACGGCCGGTCACGGCCGTCGCGCCTGTCGATCAGCCCGCCGCTCCCGCAGCATCGCGGAGCTCCAATGGCCGCTACGTCGTCCAGCTTGGCGCGTTTTCGAACCGGGCCAATGTGCGCGTGGCGTGGGATCGTGCCGTACGGCGCTATGGCGGCCTCGCCGAATATACGCCGTCGCGCGCGACGTTCGAGCGCGGCCGGACCCTGTATCGCCTGTCATTCGGCGGCTTCGAAAGCCGCCGCGAGGCCAACGGCCTGTGCCGGACCCTGCGTTCGCGCGGCCAGGAATGCTTCGTGCGCGCCCGTGCCGGCGATGCGCCGCTGCAAATGGCGGCGCGCAGCGGTGCGGGGGCAGCGGCGCTCCGCTAG
- a CDS encoding dihydroorotase: MSALTITGATLVDPAAGTEAPGDIACADGMIVDSAPDGAATLDASGLHLAPAIVDLGAFAVDIPAFVAGGITRVALMPDQSPAIDEPAMVQHAAAAGKPAVWIHPIAAATQDLQGRELTEYGLMQRAGAVAVSTGRQRIADAGVMHRVLRYAAALDLVVIAHAEDEGLSGHAVATEGETATRLGLPGAPAISEAIAISRDILLAEQADAHIHFRTVTTARGFDRIRDAKARGIKVSCGITSAHLLLCDVDIGAYRTFAKLSPPLRSAEDRDAALVALADGTIDVICSAHDPQGPEAKRLPYADAEPGMSGAETLLTLSLNLVREGHIDMARLFALLSSNPAGILGVDGGSLATGAAADLVVFDPDAPWRVDTTNMASRAGNTPFDELPVQGKVVHTIKGGRPVDRPPS, from the coding sequence ATGAGCGCGCTGACGATAACGGGCGCCACGCTGGTCGATCCGGCGGCGGGCACGGAAGCGCCGGGCGACATCGCCTGTGCCGACGGCATGATTGTCGACAGTGCACCGGACGGCGCCGCAACGCTCGACGCAAGCGGCTTGCACCTCGCCCCGGCTATCGTCGATCTGGGCGCCTTCGCCGTCGATATCCCCGCTTTTGTCGCGGGCGGCATCACGCGCGTCGCGCTGATGCCCGACCAGTCCCCCGCGATCGACGAACCGGCTATGGTCCAGCACGCCGCGGCGGCCGGCAAGCCGGCCGTCTGGATTCATCCGATCGCTGCGGCGACGCAAGACCTGCAAGGCCGGGAGCTGACCGAATACGGCCTGATGCAGCGCGCCGGCGCGGTCGCCGTCTCCACGGGTCGACAGCGGATCGCCGATGCCGGCGTCATGCACCGCGTGCTCCGTTATGCCGCCGCGCTCGATCTCGTCGTCATCGCCCATGCCGAAGACGAAGGCCTTTCGGGCCATGCCGTCGCCACCGAAGGGGAAACGGCCACGCGCCTGGGCCTGCCCGGCGCGCCCGCCATTTCCGAGGCGATCGCGATCTCGCGGGATATCCTGCTGGCCGAGCAGGCCGATGCCCATATCCATTTCCGGACGGTCACCACGGCCCGCGGGTTCGATCGGATCCGCGACGCCAAGGCGCGGGGGATCAAGGTCAGTTGTGGGATCACATCCGCGCATCTCCTGCTCTGCGATGTCGATATCGGCGCCTATCGCACCTTCGCCAAACTGTCCCCGCCACTGCGCAGTGCGGAAGATCGCGATGCCGCGCTGGTCGCGCTCGCCGACGGCACGATCGACGTCATCTGCTCCGCCCATGATCCGCAGGGGCCCGAGGCGAAGCGCCTGCCCTATGCCGATGCCGAACCCGGCATGTCGGGTGCGGAAACGCTGCTCACGCTCTCGCTCAACCTGGTCCGTGAAGGCCATATCGACATGGCGCGGCTGTTTGCGCTGCTTTCGTCCAATCCCGCCGGAATACTCGGTGTCGATGGCGGTTCGCTCGCAACCGGCGCGGCTGCCGACCTGGTCGTCTTCGATCCGGATGCGCCTTGGCGTGTCGACACGACGAACATGGCCTCGCGCGCCGGCAATACGCCGTTCGACGAACTGCCGGTGCAGGGCAAGGTCGTCCATACGATAAAGGGCGGCCGACCCGTGGATCGACCGCCCTCCTGA
- a CDS encoding aspartate carbamoyltransferase catalytic subunit — protein MQNAIPTAAATPEGAHPFPHRHLTGIFGLQPWEITFLLDEAEQWVDLNRQSSKHDDRLAGLTQMNAFFEASTRTLLSFEIAGKRLGADVVNMHAAQSSVKKGETLIDTAVTLNAMRADVIVIRHQASGAVQLIADKVDCPVLNAGDGWHEHPTQALLDALTIRRRRGAFEKLRVAICGDILHSRVARSNILALTALGAEVNVIAPPTLMPPAIDRLGVTPFTDFDAGLAGADVVMMLRLQNERMQGGFIPSPREYFALYGLTRKRLEKAAPDALVMHPGPMNRGIEIASDIADDLERSAITEQVEMGVAVRMACLDVLTRNQRGVEGWA, from the coding sequence ATGCAAAACGCGATTCCCACTGCTGCGGCCACACCCGAAGGCGCGCATCCCTTTCCGCACAGGCATCTCACCGGTATTTTCGGGCTCCAGCCCTGGGAGATCACCTTTCTGCTCGACGAGGCCGAGCAATGGGTAGACCTGAACCGGCAATCCTCCAAGCATGACGACCGGCTCGCGGGGCTCACGCAGATGAACGCCTTTTTCGAGGCGTCGACGCGCACGCTGCTGTCGTTCGAGATCGCGGGCAAACGGCTCGGCGCGGACGTCGTCAACATGCATGCTGCGCAATCGAGCGTGAAGAAGGGCGAAACCCTGATCGATACGGCGGTAACTCTCAACGCGATGCGCGCCGATGTCATCGTGATCCGGCACCAAGCCTCCGGTGCGGTCCAGCTGATCGCCGACAAGGTCGATTGCCCCGTGCTCAACGCCGGGGACGGCTGGCACGAGCACCCCACACAGGCGCTGCTCGACGCGCTGACGATCCGGCGGCGGCGCGGCGCGTTCGAGAAGCTGCGCGTCGCGATCTGCGGCGATATCCTGCACAGCCGAGTCGCCCGGTCCAACATTCTCGCACTGACGGCGTTGGGGGCGGAGGTGAACGTCATCGCGCCGCCGACCCTGATGCCGCCGGCGATCGACCGGCTCGGCGTGACCCCCTTCACCGATTTCGATGCCGGGCTCGCGGGCGCCGATGTCGTGATGATGCTGCGGCTTCAGAACGAGCGGATGCAGGGCGGCTTCATCCCCTCCCCGCGCGAATATTTCGCGCTCTACGGCCTGACGCGCAAGCGGCTCGAAAAAGCGGCGCCCGACGCGCTGGTTATGCATCCCGGCCCGATGAACCGCGGGATCGAGATCGCCAGCGATATCGCCGACGATCTCGAACGTTCGGCGATCACCGAACAGGTCGAGATGGGCGTCGCCGTCCGCATGGCCTGCCTCGACGTGCTGACCCGCAATCAGCGCGGCGTGGAGGGCTGGGCATGA
- the ruvX gene encoding Holliday junction resolvase RuvX, whose amino-acid sequence MIADGAAGFRDALPDGGRLAGLDVGSKTIGVALCDAGWTFASAAETVKRSKFSKDLERLRTIFAEQQVAGLVIGLPLNLDGTDSPQTQSTRAFARNLDQALDLPILLWDERWSTQAVERAMIEADVTRKKRAERVDAAAAGFILQGAIDALVGS is encoded by the coding sequence ATGATCGCCGACGGCGCCGCCGGATTCCGCGACGCCCTGCCCGATGGCGGGCGGCTCGCCGGGCTCGATGTCGGCAGCAAGACGATCGGGGTGGCGCTCTGCGATGCCGGATGGACCTTCGCCAGCGCAGCGGAGACAGTGAAGCGGAGCAAATTCTCGAAGGATCTTGAGCGGCTGCGAACGATCTTCGCCGAACAGCAGGTCGCCGGCCTCGTGATCGGCCTCCCCCTCAATCTCGACGGTACGGATAGCCCGCAAACCCAGTCCACCCGCGCCTTTGCGCGCAATCTCGACCAGGCGCTCGACCTCCCCATCCTGCTCTGGGACGAACGCTGGTCCACCCAGGCCGTCGAACGCGCGATGATCGAGGCGGATGTCACGCGCAAGAAGCGCGCGGAGCGCGTGGATGCGGCGGCTGCGGGCTTTATCCTGCAGGGCGCGATCGACGCGCTGGTCGGATCATAG
- a CDS encoding DUF3089 domain-containing protein, whose product MAARIFLYLIAIVIVLVLLAGIAWTLFQDELLEMALVPGETIEMLEEVEDSAYANRAMWLARPDIENPPSDWLPDNYVDYDADEIVPEENANDEGDRIPVFYVLPTTYLDRDRWNAPLRSPAALERQQLFAASQASVFNEIGDIWAPLYRQAVVGAFLTNHRNAEVALRFAYQDVDAAFDYFLSEIGADQPFVIAGHSQGSLHLTTLLHERIAGTPLANRIAAAYVIGWPISVEADLPALPLPACEDANASRCIVAFQSFAEPADPNQITRIYDESTGYTGAPRRDTAMLCVNPLSGSADGEAAAADANLGAIVPNDEMNDASLAPGLVPARCDEQGLLLVGQPPEQFGRYVLPGNNFHVFDFLLFWSNLRADVERRVAAYRAAR is encoded by the coding sequence ATGGCCGCCCGTATCTTCCTCTATCTGATCGCGATCGTCATCGTGCTGGTCCTGCTCGCCGGGATCGCCTGGACGCTGTTCCAGGACGAACTGCTCGAGATGGCGCTCGTCCCCGGCGAGACCATCGAGATGCTCGAAGAGGTGGAGGACAGCGCCTATGCCAACCGCGCCATGTGGCTGGCCCGGCCCGATATCGAGAATCCGCCGAGCGACTGGCTGCCCGACAATTATGTCGACTACGACGCCGACGAGATCGTCCCCGAGGAGAACGCCAATGACGAAGGGGACCGAATCCCGGTCTTCTATGTTCTCCCGACCACCTATCTCGACCGCGACCGCTGGAACGCGCCGCTGCGGAGCCCGGCCGCGCTCGAACGCCAGCAGCTGTTCGCCGCCAGCCAGGCGAGCGTCTTCAACGAGATCGGCGATATCTGGGCGCCGCTTTACCGCCAGGCCGTGGTCGGCGCCTTCCTGACCAACCATCGCAATGCCGAGGTCGCACTGCGCTTCGCCTATCAGGACGTGGACGCGGCGTTCGACTATTTCCTGTCCGAGATCGGCGCGGACCAGCCCTTCGTCATCGCCGGGCACAGCCAGGGCAGCCTGCACCTGACGACCTTGCTCCACGAGCGCATCGCCGGGACGCCGCTCGCAAACCGGATCGCGGCGGCCTATGTGATCGGCTGGCCGATCTCGGTCGAGGCGGACCTGCCGGCCCTGCCCCTGCCGGCGTGCGAAGACGCCAACGCCAGCCGTTGCATCGTCGCCTTCCAGAGCTTCGCGGAGCCCGCCGATCCCAACCAGATCACGCGCATCTACGACGAGAGCACCGGCTATACGGGCGCGCCGCGCCGCGACACCGCCATGCTCTGCGTCAACCCGCTGAGCGGCAGCGCGGACGGCGAAGCGGCGGCCGCGGACGCCAATCTCGGCGCGATCGTTCCGAATGACGAAATGAACGATGCAAGCCTTGCGCCCGGCCTTGTCCCGGCGCGCTGCGACGAACAGGGCCTGTTGCTGGTCGGCCAGCCGCCCGAGCAATTCGGCCGCTATGTGCTCCCCGGCAACAATTTCCACGTCTTCGACTTCCTGCTCTTCTGGAGCAATTTGCGCGCCGATGTGGAGCGGCGGGTCGCCGCCTACCGGGCCGCGCGATGA
- the gatC gene encoding Asp-tRNA(Asn)/Glu-tRNA(Gln) amidotransferase subunit GatC, whose product MSVDTETVLRIASLARIAMSEEQAERLKPELNNILGWVEQLGEVDTSGVEPLAVVIENHTRMREDVVTDGDKRDDILANAPVAEHGFFAVPKVIE is encoded by the coding sequence ATGTCCGTCGATACCGAAACCGTGCTCCGCATCGCGAGCCTCGCCCGCATTGCGATGAGCGAAGAACAGGCCGAGCGCCTCAAGCCCGAACTCAACAATATCCTCGGCTGGGTCGAGCAGCTGGGCGAAGTCGATACGTCCGGCGTCGAACCGCTGGCGGTCGTCATCGAGAACCATACCCGGATGCGCGAGGATGTGGTGACCGACGGCGACAAGCGCGACGATATCCTCGCCAATGCGCCGGTCGCCGAACACGGCTTTTTCGCCGTGCCGAAGGTGATCGAATAG
- the gatA gene encoding Asp-tRNA(Asn)/Glu-tRNA(Gln) amidotransferase subunit GatA, with protein MTDITDLGVADIRDGFRGGAFSAREVADAFNDAVAGAEALNCFIVTTPEKAVEAAEEADRALAAGDAGPLSGVPLGIKDLFCTDGVQSTAGSHILEGFVPPYESTVSGNLLGAGAGMLGKLNMDQFAMGSSNETSYFGNVVSPWKRNDGGNTPMSPGGSSGGTSSAIAAHIVPAATGTDTGGSIRQPAAFTGICGMKPTYGRCSRYGMVAFASSLDQAGPMARSVKDCAILLEAMAGHDPKDSTSLDEPVPNWEAGLSSDLTGKKIGIPKEYRVDDMPGEIDALWKQGVEWMRDAGAEIVDVSLPHTRYALPAYYIIAPAEASANLARYDGVRYGLRKLPEGANLQEMYAATRAAGFGDEVKRRIMIGTYVLSAGFYDAYYTQAAKVRTLIAQDFDRAWESCDYLLTPTAPSAAFGLGDLSDDPIAMYLNDVFTVPSSLAGLPAIAVPGGLDHQGLPLGLQVIGKALDEQGVMNAGLALEERAGFTHRAEKWW; from the coding sequence ATGACCGACATTACCGATCTGGGCGTTGCGGACATCCGCGACGGGTTCCGCGGCGGGGCGTTTTCCGCGCGCGAAGTGGCCGATGCGTTCAATGACGCGGTTGCCGGCGCCGAGGCGCTCAACTGCTTCATCGTGACGACGCCCGAAAAGGCCGTTGAGGCGGCGGAAGAAGCGGATCGCGCGCTTGCTGCGGGCGATGCCGGACCGCTTTCTGGCGTGCCGCTCGGCATCAAGGACCTGTTCTGCACCGACGGCGTTCAGTCGACCGCGGGAAGCCATATCCTCGAAGGTTTCGTGCCGCCCTACGAGTCCACAGTTTCCGGCAATCTGCTGGGTGCGGGCGCGGGGATGCTCGGCAAGCTCAATATGGACCAGTTCGCGATGGGCTCGTCCAACGAGACCAGCTATTTCGGCAATGTGGTTTCGCCGTGGAAACGCAATGACGGCGGCAACACGCCGATGTCGCCGGGCGGATCCTCGGGCGGCACGTCCTCGGCGATCGCCGCGCATATCGTGCCCGCCGCGACGGGTACCGATACGGGCGGCTCGATCCGCCAGCCCGCCGCCTTCACCGGCATTTGCGGGATGAAGCCGACCTATGGCCGCTGCTCGCGCTACGGGATGGTCGCCTTCGCCTCGTCGCTGGACCAGGCCGGCCCGATGGCGCGCAGCGTAAAGGATTGCGCGATCCTGCTCGAAGCGATGGCGGGCCATGATCCCAAGGACTCCACATCGCTCGATGAGCCGGTGCCCAATTGGGAAGCGGGCCTGAGCAGCGATCTGACCGGCAAGAAGATCGGCATCCCGAAGGAATATCGCGTCGACGATATGCCCGGGGAAATCGATGCGCTGTGGAAACAGGGTGTCGAATGGATGCGCGATGCGGGCGCGGAGATCGTCGACGTCTCGCTGCCGCACACCAGATACGCGCTGCCGGCCTATTACATCATCGCGCCGGCCGAGGCCTCGGCCAATCTCGCGCGCTATGACGGCGTGCGCTACGGCCTGCGCAAGCTGCCCGAGGGCGCGAACCTGCAGGAAATGTACGCCGCGACGCGGGCCGCCGGTTTCGGCGACGAAGTGAAACGCCGCATCATGATCGGCACCTACGTACTGAGCGCCGGTTTCTATGACGCCTATTACACGCAGGCGGCGAAGGTCCGGACCCTGATCGCGCAGGATTTCGACCGGGCCTGGGAAAGCTGCGATTATCTGCTGACGCCGACCGCGCCGAGCGCTGCGTTCGGGCTCGGCGATCTGAGCGACGATCCGATCGCCATGTACCTCAATGACGTGTTCACTGTGCCGAGCTCGCTGGCCGGACTGCCTGCGATCGCCGTTCCCGGCGGGCTCGATCATCAGGGCCTACCGCTCGGCCTGCAGGTGATCGGCAAAGCGCTGGACGAGCAGGGAGTGATGAATGCCGGGCTGGCGCTCGAGGAGCGGGCCGGATTCACCCATCGTGCGGAGAAATGGTGGTGA
- the gatB gene encoding Asp-tRNA(Asn)/Glu-tRNA(Gln) amidotransferase subunit GatB — MSDYRIQGATGDWEVVIGLEVHAQITSNAKLFSGASTEFGNEPNCNVSLVDAAMPGMLPVVNGECLRQAVRTGLALNAQINRWSRFDRKNYFYADLPQGYQISQLFHPIVGEGEIEVSLDEKDPEGTVKTIGIERIHVEQDAGKLMHDQHPTMSYVDLNRSGVALMEIVSRPDMRSPAEAGAYVRKLRSILRYVGSCDGNMEQGSMRADVNVSVRKVGEDFGTRTETKNVNSIRFIQQVVETEARRQVDLIEDGGTVVQETRLFDPDKGETRSMRSKEDAHDYRYFPDPDLLPIELSEEFVEEARASLPELPDAKRHRYEKELELSAYNAAVLTAEAETARWFEALLAESAKKQGKPEADVAKAASNWLISDLFGGLNKAGVSLEKSPISAAQGAELLALVADGTLSGPLAKQVFEIMFETGDDPEKIVEEKGLKQTSDTGEIEKVIAEVLEENADKVEEYRGGKDKLFGFFVGQTMKAMGGKANPKVVNELLRKALG; from the coding sequence ATGTCTGACTATCGAATCCAAGGCGCCACCGGCGACTGGGAGGTCGTGATCGGCCTCGAGGTCCATGCGCAGATCACGTCCAACGCCAAGCTGTTTTCCGGCGCGTCTACGGAATTCGGTAACGAGCCCAATTGTAACGTGTCGCTCGTCGATGCGGCGATGCCGGGGATGTTGCCGGTCGTGAACGGCGAGTGCCTGCGCCAGGCCGTGCGGACGGGGCTCGCGCTCAATGCGCAGATCAACCGCTGGTCGCGCTTCGACCGCAAGAATTATTTCTACGCCGACCTGCCGCAGGGCTATCAGATTTCGCAGCTTTTCCACCCGATCGTCGGCGAGGGCGAGATCGAAGTGTCGCTCGACGAAAAGGACCCCGAGGGAACGGTCAAGACGATCGGCATCGAGCGCATCCATGTCGAACAGGATGCCGGCAAGCTGATGCACGACCAGCATCCCACCATGTCATATGTCGATTTGAACCGATCGGGCGTGGCTCTGATGGAAATCGTCTCGCGGCCGGACATGCGATCGCCTGCCGAAGCAGGGGCTTATGTCCGGAAGTTGAGATCGATTCTCCGCTATGTCGGCTCGTGCGACGGCAATATGGAGCAGGGCTCGATGCGCGCCGACGTGAACGTCTCCGTGCGCAAGGTTGGTGAAGATTTCGGCACCCGGACCGAGACGAAAAACGTCAATTCGATCCGCTTCATCCAGCAGGTGGTCGAGACCGAGGCGCGCCGCCAGGTCGATCTGATCGAGGATGGCGGGACGGTGGTGCAGGAAACCCGGCTGTTCGATCCGGACAAGGGCGAAACCCGCTCGATGCGCTCCAAGGAAGATGCGCATGACTATCGTTACTTCCCGGACCCGGATTTGCTGCCGATCGAGCTCTCCGAGGAATTTGTCGAAGAAGCGCGTGCGAGCCTGCCCGAACTGCCCGACGCCAAGCGGCATCGCTACGAAAAGGAGCTGGAACTCAGCGCCTACAACGCCGCCGTGCTGACCGCCGAGGCGGAGACGGCGCGCTGGTTCGAGGCATTGCTCGCCGAAAGCGCCAAGAAGCAGGGCAAGCCCGAGGCGGATGTCGCCAAGGCCGCGTCCAACTGGCTGATTTCGGACCTGTTCGGCGGACTCAACAAGGCCGGCGTGTCGCTCGAGAAATCGCCGATCAGCGCGGCGCAGGGCGCCGAACTGCTGGCGCTCGTCGCCGATGGCACGCTCTCCGGCCCGCTCGCCAAACAGGTGTTCGAGATCATGTTCGAGACCGGCGACGATCCGGAAAAGATCGTCGAGGAGAAGGGGCTCAAACAGACGTCCGACACCGGCGAGATCGAAAAGGTCATCGCCGAGGTGCTCGAAGAGAATGCCGACAAGGTCGAGGAATATCGCGGCGGCAAGGACAAGCTGTTCGGCTTCTTCGTCGGCCAGACGATGAAGGCGATGGGCGGCAAGGCGAATCCCAAGGTCGTCAACGAGCTGTTGAGGAAGGCGCTGGGCTGA
- a CDS encoding phosphoadenylyl-sulfate reductase: protein MASNAARALDMIDARPRYTQADADALNARFEGVDAQTMLRALFAEDELGEIAVVSSFGTESAVLLHLVAKADPAIPVVFVDTLKMFPETLDYRETLIEAFGIKNASVVTPDPEVLAEKDENELRWSFDPDGCCAIRKVEPLARAKEGLDAWISGRKAFQSVTRENIARFEVEDGRLKLNPLGDWVKADLDAYFEEHDLPRHPLEAEGYLSVGCAPCTSKVKPGEDPRAGRWRGWDKTECGIHTPVDPDDPANQPFF from the coding sequence ATGGCCAGTAACGCCGCCCGCGCACTCGACATGATCGATGCGCGCCCACGTTATACGCAGGCCGATGCCGACGCGCTGAACGCGCGGTTCGAGGGCGTCGACGCGCAGACCATGCTGCGCGCGCTATTCGCGGAAGACGAGCTCGGCGAAATAGCGGTCGTCTCCTCCTTCGGTACGGAAAGCGCGGTGCTGCTGCATCTCGTCGCCAAGGCCGATCCCGCGATTCCGGTCGTCTTTGTCGACACGCTGAAGATGTTTCCCGAAACGCTCGACTATCGCGAAACCCTGATCGAGGCGTTCGGCATCAAAAACGCATCCGTCGTGACTCCCGATCCCGAGGTTCTCGCCGAGAAGGACGAGAATGAACTGCGCTGGTCGTTCGATCCCGACGGCTGTTGTGCGATCCGCAAGGTCGAACCGCTGGCCCGCGCCAAGGAAGGGCTCGATGCCTGGATCTCGGGCCGCAAGGCATTTCAGTCGGTGACTCGCGAGAATATCGCGCGCTTCGAAGTGGAAGACGGTCGCCTGAAGCTCAATCCGCTCGGCGACTGGGTGAAGGCCGATCTCGACGCCTATTTCGAAGAGCATGACCTGCCCCGCCACCCGCTCGAGGCCGAAGGCTATCTCTCGGTTGGCTGCGCGCCCTGCACCAGCAAGGTCAAGCCGGGCGAAGATCCGCGCGCGGGCCGTTGGCGCGGCTGGGACAAGACCGAATGTGGCATCCACACGCCCGTCGATCCGGACGATCCCGCGAACCAGCCGTTTTTCTAA
- a CDS encoding DUF934 domain-containing protein: protein MADVLRFRDDEPHEEPAVTLDGFLDQSNATAVRLEDGEDARQLIPYLDRLALIEIGFSVFGDGRGYSAARILREHGYTGELRAQGDVLVDQLAFMRRCGFDSFAPEKPLDPADTETALSRWSNVYQEAADDRRPIWSRRHGQ from the coding sequence ATGGCTGATGTCCTGCGCTTCCGCGACGACGAGCCGCATGAAGAGCCGGCCGTGACGCTCGATGGATTCCTCGATCAGTCCAACGCGACCGCGGTGCGGCTCGAGGATGGCGAGGATGCGCGCCAGCTCATCCCCTATCTCGACCGGCTCGCCCTGATCGAGATCGGCTTTTCCGTTTTCGGCGACGGGCGCGGCTATTCTGCCGCCCGGATATTGCGCGAACATGGCTATACAGGCGAACTGCGCGCGCAGGGCGATGTGCTTGTCGATCAGCTTGCGTTCATGCGGCGGTGCGGATTCGACAGTTTCGCACCCGAAAAACCGCTCGATCCCGCAGATACGGAAACCGCGCTTTCGCGCTGGAGTAACGTGTACCAGGAGGCAGCCGATGACCGCAGACCAATCTGGAGCAGACGACATGGCCAGTAA